A stretch of the Methanobrevibacter sp. genome encodes the following:
- a CDS encoding AzlC family ABC transporter permease translates to MSRGEKFIEGCKKGIPITFGYIPMGIGYAAIAIKAGMTPLETISMSFLVYAGAGQIIAASMVLSGATAIAIILTNFVVNLRYFVMSTCVLNQVEDSNLPLNILAAHVTVDESFAMFSLSEDSSIWIYLGIAITAYLSWCLGAAIGVFALDLLPVIVTNSFNISLYALFVAILTPAIKENKQIALLVLITAVLNIILSQFLGNWSLIVSTLIGAGIGMYIVDDEYLLSGDA, encoded by the coding sequence TTGTCTAGGGGAGAAAAATTTATTGAAGGTTGTAAGAAAGGCATACCTATCACTTTTGGTTACATTCCTATGGGTATTGGATATGCAGCAATTGCAATAAAAGCAGGAATGACTCCACTTGAGACAATTTCAATGTCTTTCCTAGTTTATGCTGGTGCAGGTCAAATCATTGCAGCTTCTATGGTTTTAAGTGGTGCAACTGCAATAGCAATAATATTGACAAATTTTGTTGTGAATTTGAGATACTTTGTAATGTCAACATGTGTTTTAAATCAGGTTGAGGATTCCAATTTACCATTAAATATACTTGCAGCTCATGTAACTGTTGATGAGTCATTTGCAATGTTTTCTCTTAGTGAAGACTCAAGCATTTGGATATATTTGGGTATTGCAATTACAGCATACTTATCATGGTGTTTAGGAGCGGCAATTGGAGTATTCGCTCTGGATTTGCTTCCGGTTATTGTAACAAATAGTTTTAATATTTCACTTTATGCACTATTTGTAGCTATTTTGACTCCTGCGATTAAAGAAAATAAACAAATTGCATTATTGGTCCTGATAACTGCAGTTTTAAATATTATTCTAAGCCAGTTTTTAGGAAACTGGTCATTGATTGTGTCAACTCTTATTGGAGCTGGAATTGGAATGTATATAGTTGATGATGAATATTTGCTTTCAGGTGATGCATAA
- a CDS encoding AzlD domain-containing protein yields the protein MDYMMLVVLGCTLVTFIPRLIPALFIDKLDFPPKAEKFLNLIPYTALAALICPGVLTVDNQLWYIGLIGAVVAAGLAWKKVPMGAIVILTVVILIAVYSIVPFF from the coding sequence ATGGATTATATGATGTTAGTTGTTCTTGGATGTACGCTGGTGACATTTATTCCAAGGTTAATTCCAGCATTATTCATTGACAAGTTGGATTTCCCTCCTAAAGCAGAGAAATTTCTGAATCTTATTCCATATACTGCACTGGCTGCATTGATATGTCCTGGAGTACTGACAGTTGACAATCAGTTATGGTATATCGGTTTAATCGGTGCAGTTGTAGCTGCTGGACTTGCCTGGAAGAAAGTACCAATGGGTGCTATTGTAATATTGACTGTGGTGATTTTGATTGCAGTTTATTCCATTGTCCCTTTCTTTTAG
- a CDS encoding zinc ribbon domain-containing protein, with the protein MNFEDMVFCQSCAMPMNDGDFGTEKDGSKSQDYCKYCYQDGEFTSDVTMEEMIDFCVPKTAEATGMSEEEARKMSEEMFPKLKRWMK; encoded by the coding sequence ATGAATTTTGAAGATATGGTTTTTTGTCAATCTTGTGCCATGCCAATGAATGATGGAGATTTCGGAACTGAAAAGGATGGATCAAAAAGTCAGGATTACTGTAAATACTGCTATCAAGATGGTGAGTTTACAAGTGATGTGACTATGGAAGAGATGATTGACTTCTGCGTTCCAAAAACAGCTGAAGCCACTGGCATGAGCGAAGAGGAAGCAAGAAAAATGTCTGAAGAGATGTTTCCTAAACTGAAAAGGTGGATGAAATAA
- a CDS encoding phosphatase PAP2 family protein → MLGNVNADVFNFFNHGLQNPILDGVMPIFTHFGGFKFLVLIFIAIILYAHLTNRNTLKKVAIITFIALLFSGAIAFVLKHMVHEPRPFMALDNVHLLISEDDLNSFPSGHTTCTVAIVTSLILNMKELVKKYYLIADIALVIFAVLIPFSRMYVGVHYPGDILAGAVVGLVGALIINRYKEKILSLLRL, encoded by the coding sequence TTGTTAGGTAATGTTAATGCTGATGTTTTTAATTTTTTCAATCATGGTTTGCAAAACCCCATTTTGGATGGTGTAATGCCGATTTTTACTCATTTTGGCGGTTTTAAATTTCTGGTTTTGATATTCATAGCTATTATTCTGTATGCTCACTTAACCAATAGAAACACTCTTAAAAAAGTGGCTATTATAACATTTATTGCCTTATTGTTTTCAGGTGCAATTGCATTTGTCCTAAAACATATGGTTCATGAGCCTAGACCGTTTATGGCTTTGGATAATGTGCATCTGCTTATAAGCGAAGATGATTTGAATTCATTCCCGTCAGGCCACACTACATGTACCGTAGCTATTGTTACAAGCTTAATTTTAAACATGAAGGAACTGGTCAAAAAGTATTACTTGATTGCTGACATTGCTTTAGTTATATTTGCAGTGTTAATTCCGTTTTCAAGAATGTATGTTGGAGTCCATTATCCTGGTGACATTTTAGCTGGTGCTGTTGTTGGTTTGGTAGGTGCATTAATCATAAACAGATATAAGGAAAAAATATTGTCATTATTAAGGTTATAA
- a CDS encoding helix-turn-helix transcriptional regulator, with amino-acid sequence MRTMIKYLRQELKMSQKELGDKVGVTRQTINALENGRYNPSLFLAYEITQVFNKMIFKGDREKYFVMEEIFIFDDDYY; translated from the coding sequence ATGAGAACCATGATTAAATATTTAAGACAAGAGCTCAAAATGAGCCAAAAAGAACTTGGGGACAAGGTTGGAGTCACCCGTCAAACCATTAATGCGCTGGAAAATGGTAGATATAATCCCTCCTTGTTTTTAGCATATGAAATAACTCAAGTTTTCAATAAAATGATATTCAAAGGTGATCGGGAAAAATATTTCGTAATGGAAGAAATATTCATCTTTGACGATGATTACTATTAG
- a CDS encoding DUF4013 domain-containing protein — protein MILDIYKDSLEYSAKDWKTLVILGVICLFSFLLLPVFLITGYNYRVINTAVHGIINGRDPLPDFNDVIDMFVDGVKVVIVQIVYLIVPFLIFLIFAIIAGQLTGVASSALMIIGGLITFVALVVACLMSQMALCHMAYNDGAFTKAFAISEIKEVIDEIGWFECIITYLGLIIITIVLSVVVTGIIGLIFAAFGISGAVLGADPSGIFVLGAFINSMIAMFIVGPYLSIFNARSIGLLYTMQI, from the coding sequence ATGATACTAGATATATACAAGGATTCACTAGAATATTCAGCAAAGGACTGGAAAACACTAGTAATATTAGGTGTTATCTGTTTATTCAGCTTTTTATTGCTCCCAGTCTTTTTAATTACAGGTTACAATTACAGAGTTATCAACACTGCAGTTCATGGAATAATTAACGGAAGAGATCCGTTGCCTGATTTCAATGATGTCATTGACATGTTCGTTGATGGGGTGAAAGTCGTAATAGTCCAAATAGTCTATCTGATTGTACCATTCCTAATATTTTTAATATTTGCAATCATTGCAGGACAGCTCACAGGCGTTGCATCCTCTGCACTAATGATTATTGGAGGATTAATAACCTTTGTTGCATTGGTGGTTGCATGCTTGATGAGTCAAATGGCACTTTGTCACATGGCATATAATGACGGAGCATTCACAAAAGCATTTGCAATATCAGAAATCAAGGAAGTCATCGATGAAATCGGATGGTTTGAATGCATCATAACCTATTTAGGTTTAATTATAATAACTATAGTCCTATCTGTTGTTGTAACAGGTATTATTGGATTGATATTTGCTGCATTTGGAATTTCAGGAGCTGTTTTAGGTGCTGACCCATCAGGAATATTTGTCTTAGGAGCATTCATAAACTCCATGATAGCAATGTTCATTGTCGGACCTTACTTAAGCATCTTTAACGCAAGATCCATCGGATTGTTATATACTATGCAGATTTAA
- a CDS encoding DUF4013 domain-containing protein yields the protein MASITDCVVEGLKYPFNDVKKLLGFGVLFAVLNLLGIARGAKSIDIVRAFSKAPGDTMMFKFSQMPQTDIGIMIVLAIISFIVMLFIMGYQYNVVKFSIDKKDDLPGFNDIAGMLIKGIKYFIVVLAYNIIPAILMIAGVLGINESYGLILIFISTVLFIIAYFLLIMALNNMIAHDELAKAFDFKEITGKISNLGWGKYIGTILFTIIVFMIIMVAVGFILSLLTAVLAIAVNQALILSAIVGVIEGVIVNSYAGVFYNRVLGSIYRESIK from the coding sequence ATGGCAAGCATAACAGACTGTGTCGTTGAGGGATTGAAATATCCCTTCAATGATGTTAAAAAACTTTTAGGATTCGGAGTGTTGTTTGCAGTTCTTAACCTGTTGGGAATTGCACGTGGCGCTAAAAGCATAGATATTGTCAGGGCATTCTCAAAGGCTCCCGGCGACACAATGATGTTTAAGTTCTCACAGATGCCACAAACAGACATCGGCATCATGATTGTTCTTGCAATCATCAGTTTCATTGTCATGCTCTTCATAATGGGATATCAGTACAATGTGGTTAAATTCTCAATCGATAAAAAAGATGACCTTCCGGGATTCAATGATATCGCAGGAATGTTAATCAAAGGAATAAAATATTTCATTGTAGTGCTCGCTTATAATATCATTCCAGCAATATTGATGATTGCAGGAGTATTAGGTATTAATGAATCATATGGACTCATATTGATTTTCATTTCAACAGTACTGTTCATAATCGCATACTTCCTCCTGATTATGGCGCTGAACAATATGATTGCACATGATGAACTTGCAAAGGCATTTGACTTTAAGGAAATAACTGGCAAAATATCAAATCTCGGATGGGGAAAATATATAGGAACAATCCTATTCACAATAATCGTATTTATGATAATAATGGTCGCCGTAGGATTCATATTGAGTCTTTTAACTGCAGTTCTTGCAATTGCTGTCAATCAGGCATTAATCCTATCAGCAATCGTGGGAGTAATAGAAGGTGTGATTGTAAACTCCTATGCAGGAGTATTCTACAACAGAGTATTAGGATCAATTTACAGGGAATCAATTAAATAG
- a CDS encoding asparagine synthase-related protein, whose product MSSIVGLQGKFKGNEIIKMLKTSKHYGPDASGVYLDDIKLNINLDEFDDDNEYEIAFGHNSLSVYDSEDRQSLPQPVRNGNLVLTFDGVLYNFKTIRNLVQKVGIEAEIKSDAEALLYLIDFYNKGDLLNAIQMVTKFIDGDYAFSVWDGENLAIVRDQLGVKPLFYSKTDDLCGFASNRQALSEAGFTDIETLKPEHILYNWDDVAPAQALHEKILEGDVSKIDKLLKLSVGMRVEELYEVGVIFSGGLDSSYLALLLKEISENIGLKIKLYAVGKEDAHDIEAAKYAAKFLNLDLEICEITEEMIRDALPSVIRAIGDDNLMKVGVGLTTYFATKMVAEDGIKVAISGQGADELFGGYKRYLEGFVNDTLNYDIRNDIANMYHVNLERDGSCAMLNSVELRLPFLDKKLVELVLNIPDNKKIVSMHDDMRKSILRKLAFEEGLDYEIAYRPKKAAQYGTGIDKILRKKILKDTDLSEYLE is encoded by the coding sequence ATGTCTTCAATAGTTGGTCTTCAAGGTAAATTCAAAGGAAATGAAATTATAAAAATGCTAAAAACCTCAAAACATTATGGTCCTGATGCATCAGGAGTATATCTGGATGATATTAAATTAAACATCAATCTGGATGAGTTTGATGATGATAATGAATATGAAATAGCTTTTGGTCATAATTCATTGTCAGTATATGATAGTGAGGACAGGCAATCCCTGCCTCAACCTGTAAGAAACGGCAATCTTGTTTTGACATTCGATGGAGTATTATACAATTTTAAGACAATCAGGAACCTTGTTCAGAAGGTTGGTATTGAAGCTGAAATCAAATCAGATGCCGAAGCATTATTGTACCTGATTGATTTTTACAACAAGGGAGATCTGCTTAACGCCATTCAGATGGTGACTAAATTCATAGATGGTGATTATGCATTCAGCGTCTGGGATGGTGAAAATCTGGCAATTGTCCGTGATCAATTGGGAGTCAAACCATTGTTTTATTCAAAAACTGATGATTTATGCGGTTTTGCATCAAACAGGCAGGCATTATCTGAAGCAGGTTTTACCGACATTGAAACATTAAAACCTGAACACATCCTATATAATTGGGATGATGTAGCTCCGGCACAGGCATTACATGAAAAAATCCTTGAAGGCGATGTAAGTAAAATAGACAAGCTATTAAAACTAAGTGTCGGCATGAGAGTTGAAGAATTATACGAGGTAGGTGTAATATTTTCAGGGGGCCTTGACAGTTCATATTTGGCACTGCTTTTAAAGGAAATATCCGAAAACATCGGACTTAAAATAAAACTCTATGCGGTGGGAAAGGAAGATGCTCATGACATTGAAGCTGCAAAATACGCTGCCAAATTCCTGAACCTTGATTTGGAAATCTGCGAGATAACAGAAGAGATGATTCGCGATGCACTGCCAAGCGTCATCAGGGCAATCGGTGACGATAATCTGATGAAGGTAGGTGTTGGCCTTACAACTTACTTTGCAACAAAAATGGTAGCTGAAGACGGAATAAAAGTTGCAATCTCCGGTCAGGGTGCCGATGAGTTATTCGGAGGATACAAACGATACCTTGAAGGTTTCGTAAACGACACACTCAATTACGATATCAGAAATGACATTGCAAACATGTATCACGTAAACCTTGAAAGGGATGGCTCCTGTGCAATGCTCAATTCAGTAGAGTTGAGACTGCCGTTTTTAGACAAGAAACTGGTTGAACTGGTTTTAAACATTCCAGACAACAAAAAGATAGTGTCAATGCATGATGACATGCGAAAAAGCATATTGAGAAAATTGGCCTTTGAAGAGGGACTTGACTATGAAATAGCCTACAGGCCAAAAAAAGCTGCCCAGTATGGAACCGGAATTGACAAAATCCTGAGAAAGAAAATATTAAAAGACACTGATTTGTCCGAATATTTAGAATGA
- a CDS encoding MATE family efflux transporter encodes MKVEQLITNPKKSIIGLSIPMILSLFLTMINNLADAMWVSGLGSDALAAIGIVTPLFIIIIGLGIGLSAGVNSSVARFIGRGDMKNAGNSATHGVILSIIVSIIIPGLIVLFLDPLLIAIGGANVLGLAHEYGVWIISGGFTIIIQNIYCGIFRSENKGVKATLPIGVAAALNIILDPIFIYNLNMGVAGAAIATVLSNFIGLLMYLYWSYVKNDNTIDVRSYSRNMAIYKDIISVGVPASAEQIIMSLFSMVVNVILVWVATTDSVAVYTTVWRLISIGVMLPVGFGTGGISVFGALFGARKTESIMESFSYIHKIGFIGSIAMAVILAVFSPYLAMLFGGAGLNDEIASVTILLCPYVVFASWSIISGCILQSFGRGDLSLGFTFFKQIILTLVFIWLLLWMGENGVYWGIVIANFVGSLIQLIFTYRYVKGIQKYY; translated from the coding sequence ATGAAAGTAGAACAATTAATTACAAATCCTAAAAAGAGTATCATCGGTTTAAGCATACCAATGATATTGTCATTGTTTTTAACAATGATTAACAACCTGGCTGATGCAATGTGGGTATCAGGATTAGGTTCAGATGCACTGGCAGCAATAGGTATCGTAACACCGCTATTCATCATAATCATCGGATTGGGAATAGGATTATCTGCCGGTGTTAACTCATCAGTTGCACGTTTCATCGGAAGAGGGGACATGAAAAACGCAGGAAACAGTGCAACACACGGTGTAATACTAAGCATAATCGTAAGTATAATCATTCCAGGACTTATAGTATTGTTCCTCGACCCGCTTTTAATAGCAATAGGTGGAGCAAACGTTTTGGGACTCGCTCATGAATATGGTGTATGGATTATTTCCGGTGGATTTACTATCATTATCCAAAACATCTACTGCGGAATATTCAGATCAGAAAACAAGGGCGTTAAGGCAACACTTCCGATTGGAGTGGCAGCGGCACTAAACATTATCCTTGACCCAATATTCATATATAATCTCAACATGGGCGTTGCAGGAGCGGCAATAGCAACAGTGCTTTCAAATTTCATAGGTCTTTTGATGTACCTGTACTGGTCATATGTTAAAAATGACAATACAATCGATGTGAGAAGCTATTCAAGAAACATGGCAATCTATAAGGACATTATCTCTGTTGGAGTTCCGGCAAGCGCAGAACAAATCATAATGTCACTATTTTCAATGGTTGTAAATGTAATCCTTGTATGGGTTGCAACAACAGATTCCGTTGCAGTTTATACTACCGTTTGGAGACTGATAAGTATTGGTGTGATGCTTCCTGTAGGATTCGGAACAGGTGGAATCAGTGTATTCGGAGCATTATTCGGTGCAAGAAAAACAGAATCCATTATGGAATCATTCAGCTATATTCATAAAATCGGTTTTATCGGATCAATTGCAATGGCAGTGATTTTAGCTGTGTTTTCACCATACCTTGCAATGCTCTTTGGTGGAGCAGGACTTAATGATGAGATTGCAAGCGTAACAATTCTCTTGTGTCCTTATGTGGTATTTGCAAGTTGGAGTATCATCTCAGGTTGTATCCTGCAGAGTTTCGGACGGGGAGATTTGAGTTTAGGATTCACATTCTTCAAACAAATCATCTTGACACTGGTATTCATTTGGCTATTGCTTTGGATGGGTGAAAATGGTGTATACTGGGGTATTGTCATTGCTAACTTCGTTGGAAGCCTGATACAGTTAATATTCACTTACCGTTACGTTAAAGGAATACAGAAATATTATTAA
- the gatC gene encoding Asp-tRNA(Asn) amidotransferase subunit GatC translates to MTIEKDAEDIIEKFSKILEDIPDSDETWYITDNLNLTREDKSHEKNPEKILRNANIDKDGNLIVKRADWTN, encoded by the coding sequence ATGACAATCGAAAAAGATGCAGAAGATATTATAGAAAAATTCTCAAAGATTTTAGAAGACATTCCGGATTCAGATGAAACCTGGTACATTACAGATAATTTAAACCTAACCCGTGAAGACAAATCACATGAGAAAAATCCTGAAAAAATATTGAGAAACGCTAATATTGACAAAGACGGCAATCTTATTGTAAAAAGAGCAGATTGGACTAATTAA
- a CDS encoding amino acid-binding protein has translation MRINLVLELLDVPGQLVKALEPISGVGVNLVTVIHKRDYKNENGNVPVQLTLEGEQEDLQRLIQRFEDLGFTIIEMDGVVKKEKITTIFFGHIVDQDLRDTMDRINELEGVVIVAFDIKLNGEEKSTALINIEADVGKKQIVFNRIAEIAEEKELLVINEV, from the coding sequence ATGAGAATAAACTTAGTTCTAGAACTTTTAGATGTTCCGGGACAGTTAGTAAAAGCTTTAGAGCCAATAAGTGGCGTTGGCGTAAACTTAGTAACTGTCATTCACAAAAGGGACTATAAAAATGAAAACGGTAATGTTCCAGTTCAGCTCACTTTGGAAGGCGAACAGGAAGATTTGCAGAGATTGATTCAAAGATTTGAAGATTTGGGATTTACCATTATAGAAATGGATGGTGTAGTTAAAAAGGAAAAAATCACCACTATTTTCTTCGGCCACATTGTGGATCAGGACTTAAGGGACACCATGGACAGAATCAATGAACTTGAAGGTGTTGTAATAGTTGCATTTGACATTAAATTGAACGGTGAAGAAAAATCCACAGCATTAATTAACATTGAAGCCGATGTGGGTAAAAAACAAATAGTATTTAATAGAATTGCAGAAATTGCTGAAGAAAAAGAATTACTTGTGATTAATGAAGTTTAA
- a CDS encoding homoserine dehydrogenase: MDECKVIIMGFGSVGQGVANALSMKKDLIKDKTGVNVKIVAAADSSTSAISQDGLDEKLLVETKKNEGKLSAYPEFGSDKNGADILDAVEYDCLIEATPTNIVDAEPALSLTLKAFEQGKDVVTSNKGHLALKFKEVVGAAEKAGVEFKYEASVGGSMPIINFTKDTLSSCDIKSIKGILNGTTNYILSRMTSEGSDYEVILKESQELGIAETDPTQDVEGIDAACKTVILANSLLGIDATYSDVKVEGISNINSQAIELAKKDDYLIKLIAEVSPDNLQVSPRLVKRGSSYDVSGTLNMATIKTDLADEVSVIGLGAGSLETASAMLTDLISILNKKY; the protein is encoded by the coding sequence ATGGATGAATGTAAAGTCATTATCATGGGATTTGGTTCAGTTGGCCAGGGTGTTGCCAATGCACTTTCCATGAAGAAGGATTTAATAAAGGATAAAACTGGAGTTAATGTTAAAATTGTAGCTGCAGCTGATTCATCTACCTCTGCAATATCACAGGATGGATTAGATGAAAAACTCCTTGTTGAAACAAAGAAAAATGAAGGAAAATTATCAGCATATCCAGAATTCGGATCTGATAAGAATGGTGCAGATATTTTAGATGCTGTTGAATATGATTGTCTTATAGAAGCAACTCCTACAAATATCGTTGATGCAGAACCTGCATTATCTTTAACACTCAAGGCATTCGAACAAGGAAAAGATGTAGTAACATCAAACAAAGGACATTTAGCATTAAAATTCAAGGAAGTAGTTGGTGCAGCAGAAAAAGCTGGTGTGGAATTCAAATATGAAGCCAGCGTTGGCGGATCAATGCCAATCATCAATTTCACAAAAGACACACTCTCATCATGTGATATCAAATCAATCAAAGGAATTTTAAACGGTACCACAAACTATATCCTTTCAAGAATGACTTCTGAAGGCTCAGACTATGAAGTTATTTTAAAAGAGTCTCAGGAACTTGGAATAGCAGAAACTGACCCTACACAGGATGTTGAAGGTATTGATGCAGCATGTAAGACAGTAATCCTGGCAAATTCCCTTTTAGGAATTGATGCAACCTACAGTGACGTTAAAGTTGAAGGTATTTCAAACATTAATTCACAGGCTATTGAACTCGCCAAAAAGGATGATTACTTAATTAAACTGATAGCTGAAGTATCTCCTGATAACTTACAGGTATCTCCTCGTTTGGTTAAAAGAGGAAGTTCCTATGATGTAAGCGGAACCTTGAACATGGCTACAATCAAAACTGATTTGGCTGATGAAGTTTCCGTAATCGGGCTTGGAGCAGGTTCCCTTGAAACTGCTTCTGCAATGTTGACTGACTTGATTAGTATTTTAAACAAAAAATACTAA
- a CDS encoding cofactor-independent phosphoglycerate mutase, which produces MKYVIFIPDGSSDYPVDELDGKTPLMVAKTPNIDKLAKMGFGGFTNNVPEQYTPGSDVANMSIFGFNPADYYTGRGPLEAGSEGIPTEPEDVIFRCNTIFSESDAMDDFNAGHITTAEADELMKGLNEYFTEKYPDFKGKFYTGVSYRHLFIYSCDSVEDAEILSSIKTMPPHDISGEKLVDNLFGECELAEEMQLIMFEAREYLKNHPVNEKREIPANMIWLWGQGVTPSLPNFEETYGITASVITGVDLLKGIGNFAGMNIVDVPGATGYFDTDYRQKGEYGINALKETDLLLIHIEAPDEAGHAQNTTEKVKALERIDEFIVGPIIESLEGQKFRGAILPDHPTPISIGTHTRDNVPIIIFDSEREGDECESFDEEGVKKGSLEFKKGHLLVQRLIDGDY; this is translated from the coding sequence ATGAAATATGTAATTTTTATCCCTGACGGTTCCAGTGATTACCCTGTAGATGAATTAGATGGAAAAACTCCTTTAATGGTTGCAAAAACTCCAAACATTGATAAATTAGCAAAAATGGGTTTTGGAGGATTCACAAATAACGTTCCTGAACAGTACACTCCAGGCTCAGACGTTGCCAACATGAGTATTTTCGGATTCAATCCTGCCGATTACTATACTGGTCGTGGACCATTGGAAGCAGGAAGCGAAGGAATTCCAACAGAACCTGAAGATGTGATTTTCAGATGCAACACTATATTCAGTGAAAGTGATGCAATGGATGACTTCAATGCAGGCCACATCACCACAGCTGAAGCAGATGAACTGATGAAAGGATTAAACGAATACTTCACAGAAAAATATCCTGATTTTAAAGGCAAATTCTACACTGGAGTAAGCTACAGACACCTGTTCATCTACTCATGTGACAGCGTCGAGGATGCTGAAATACTCTCAAGCATCAAAACAATGCCTCCGCATGACATTTCCGGCGAAAAACTTGTTGATAATCTATTTGGTGAATGTGAACTGGCAGAAGAGATGCAATTAATAATGTTTGAAGCAAGAGAATATCTTAAAAATCATCCTGTAAATGAAAAAAGGGAAATTCCAGCAAACATGATCTGGCTATGGGGACAAGGCGTAACACCAAGTTTACCAAACTTCGAGGAAACCTATGGAATAACCGCTTCAGTAATAACTGGTGTAGATTTACTTAAAGGAATCGGTAACTTCGCAGGAATGAATATTGTGGATGTTCCGGGAGCTACAGGATACTTCGACACTGATTACAGGCAAAAAGGAGAATATGGAATCAATGCCTTAAAGGAAACTGACTTATTATTGATTCACATTGAAGCTCCTGATGAGGCAGGACATGCTCAAAACACCACTGAAAAAGTTAAAGCATTGGAAAGAATTGATGAATTCATTGTCGGACCAATCATTGAAAGTCTGGAAGGTCAAAAATTCAGAGGAGCAATATTACCCGACCATCCAACCCCAATCAGCATCGGAACCCATACACGGGATAATGTACCAATAATCATCTTTGATTCCGAACGTGAAGGTGATGAATGTGAATCATTCGATGAGGAAGGAGTCAAAAAAGGTTCACTGGAATTCAAAAAAGGACATTTATTAGTTCAAAGATTAATTGATGGAGATTATTGA
- a CDS encoding flavodoxin family protein, with the protein MKVILVNGSPNKNGCTYTALTYVEETLNEAGIDTEIFWIGTKPIIGCTACFKCGEKGVCTFDNDVVNEFVKKAYDADGFIFGSPVYYAGAAGAMTAFMDRAFYSNSHGTGLEAFKHKPASVICSARRAGTTATYDQLNKYLGISQMPIVSSFYWNMVHGNTPEEVKQDKEGLATMRQLGRNMAYFLKCIEAGKKEGLVPEEEPKIAFNFIR; encoded by the coding sequence ATGAAAGTAATATTAGTAAACGGCAGTCCGAATAAAAACGGATGCACTTATACTGCACTGACATATGTTGAAGAAACTTTAAATGAAGCAGGAATTGACACAGAAATATTTTGGATTGGAACAAAACCTATTATAGGTTGTACAGCATGCTTTAAATGCGGTGAAAAAGGAGTCTGTACATTTGACAATGATGTGGTTAATGAATTTGTCAAAAAAGCATATGATGCTGACGGATTCATATTCGGCTCACCGGTTTATTATGCAGGTGCTGCGGGGGCCATGACTGCATTTATGGATAGGGCATTTTATTCCAATTCCCATGGGACTGGACTTGAAGCATTTAAACACAAACCTGCATCTGTAATTTGTTCTGCAAGACGTGCAGGAACAACTGCAACTTATGATCAGTTAAATAAATATTTGGGAATTTCCCAGATGCCTATTGTATCATCATTCTATTGGAATATGGTTCATGGAAACACTCCTGAAGAAGTCAAACAGGATAAGGAAGGTCTTGCAACCATGAGACAGCTTGGAAGAAACATGGCATATTTCTTAAAATGTATTGAAGCAGGTAAAAAAGAAGGATTAGTTCCTGAAGAGGAACCAAAAATAGCTTTTAACTTTATAAGATAA